A genomic stretch from Podospora pseudoanserina strain CBS 124.78 chromosome 3, whole genome shotgun sequence includes:
- a CDS encoding hypothetical protein (COG:S; EggNog:ENOG503P5S9): MTISQGPAIVAEAQDSNTRQVYAKASIIVSESEVVATPTPSPGPDRYLVVSPYTEQQHLLDLDTLDTENQLLALALTHMRCLRDDYATAPYLDTFNWPDIIDTLRALANQRQHAWRKTSFYIVAFRSRIPPTTIYAELGTLDKAAHVEATSSGGFLK; the protein is encoded by the coding sequence ATGACCATCTCCCAGGGGCCAGCAATCGTGGCAGAGGCCCAAGACTCGAACACGCGCCAAGTGTATGCCAAAGCCTCCATCATCGTGTCCGAGTCTGAGGTTGTTGCCACGCCAACGCCCTCGCCAGGGCCTGATCGATATCTTGTAGTGTCGCCCTATACAGAGCAGCAACATCTGCTTGACCTCGATACCCTCGACACCGAAAACCAACTTCTCGCGCTCGCCCTGACACACATGAGGTGCCTGCGGGATGACTATGCCACAGCGCCATACCTTGACACATTCAACTGGCCCGACATCATCGATACTCTCCGGGCACTTGCCAACCAGAGACAACATGCATGGAGGAAAACTTCCTTCTACATTGTTGCCTTTCGGTCCCGTATCCCTCCCACGACAATCTATGCAGAGTTAGGAACCCTCGACAAAGCAGCCCACGTGGAAGCCACGTCGAGCGGTGGGTTCCTCAAGTAG
- a CDS encoding hypothetical protein (COG:C; EggNog:ENOG503NUA8) — MRDNTQAEILAAGAVAAFTVDLLVYPLDTIKTRYQSQGIVGQPGRPAPVSHGLRGLYQGIGSVVFATLPAAAIFFISYESAKSALKFSLPSTAPQPAIHALASAGAELASCTVLTPAEVIKQNAQVLQRSSSSGHSRSSSIEALHMVWRSEGGAGQRLWTGYTVLVARNLPFTALQFPLFEIFRGQIWNWKRGGAESSHTRKDYADSGQLQDTRQSKETRQNGLKSALVETGLVTGASAAVSGSLAALLTTPLDVVKTRIMLNAGSTSAPETTWEITSRIVRKEGVRGLFRGAMLRGTWTALGSGLYLGSYEMAKVWLKGTSADHPNFS; from the exons ATGAGGGACAACACACAGGCGGAGATATTGGCG GCCGGTGCGGTGGCAGCGTTTACTGTTGACCTCCTTGTTTACCCCTTGGATACAATAAAGACTCGATACCAGAGTCAAGGTATTGTTGGTCAGCCAGGACGTCCAGCGCCGGTATCTCATGGGCTCAGAGGTCTATACCAAGGAATTGGTAGTGTGGTTTTTGCGACATTGCCTGCCG CTGCGATATTTTTCATCAGTTATGAATCTGCAAAGTCTGCCCTGAAGTTTTCTTTGCCCAGTACAGCCCCCCAGCCAGCAATTCACGCTCTGGCTTCAGCTGGCGCCGAACTGGCCTCGTGTACTGTTCTCACACCAGCTGAGGTGATCAAGCAAAATGCTCAAGTCTTACAGCGTTCCAGCTCTTCTGGTCATAGcagatcatcatccatcGAAGCATTGCACATGGTGTGGCGGAGTGAGGGAGGCGCCGGACAAAGATTATGGACAGGCTACACTGTTCTTGTCGCCAGAAATCTGCCTTTCACTGCACTCCAATTCCCGCTGTTTGAGATCTTTCGGGGCCAAATTTGGAACTGGAAGAGGGGAGGTGCAGAATCCTCACATACACGGAAAGATTACGCGGACAGTGGCCAACTACAAGACACCAGGCAGTCGAAGGAGACGCGCCAGAATGGCCTCAAGTCGGCTCTTGTTGAGACAGGTTTGGTGACGGGAGCAAGTGCTGCAGTCTCGGGCAGCCTTGCAGCGTTGCTGACCACTCCATTAGATGTGGTCAAAACGAGGATCATGCTCAACGCCGGGAGCACATCAGCCCCGGAAACCACATGGGAAATTACGAGCAGGATAGTCCGAAAAGAGGGGGTGCGTGGCCTCTTTCGGGGAGCTATGCTTCGTGGGACATGGACGGCCCTGGGGAGTGGCTTATATCTGGGCTCATACGAAATGGCCAAGGTTTGGCTCAAGGGGACATCAGCAGACCATCCTAACTTCTCTTGA